One window of the Triticum dicoccoides isolate Atlit2015 ecotype Zavitan chromosome 3B, WEW_v2.0, whole genome shotgun sequence genome contains the following:
- the LOC119274239 gene encoding probable xyloglucan glycosyltransferase 3 — protein MASSWWGDKEEHGTPVVVKMDNPYSLVEIDGPGMDSSEKARRSKNAKQFKWVLLLRAHRAVGCVARLAGGFWGLLGAVNRRVRRSRDADAEPDAEASGRGRHMLGFLRAFLLLSLAMLAFETAAYLKGWHYFPRDLPEHYLRQLPEHLQNLPEHLRNLPENLRHLPENLRHLPDGLRMPEQQEIQGWLHRAYVAWLAFRIDYIAWAIEKLSGFCIVLFMVQSIDRILLCLGCFWIKLRGIKPGLKAAANKRGRKYAANDDLEDGDDLGAYFPMVLLQMPMCNEKEVYETSISHVCQIDWPRDRMLVQVLDDSDDETCQMLIRAEVTKWSQRGVNIIYRHRLSRTGYKAGNLKSAMSCEYVKDYEFVAIFDADFQPNPDFLKLTVPHFKGNPELGLVQARWSFVNKDENLLTRLQNINLCFHFEVEQQVNGIYLNFFGFNGTAGVWRIEALEDSGGWMERTTVEDMDIAVRAHLQGWKFIYLNDVKVLCELPESYQAYRKQQHRWHSGPMQLFRLCLPAIIKSKIPLWKKANLVMLFFLLRKLILPFYSFTLFCVILPLTMFVPEAELPIWVICYVPMIMSVLNILPAPKSFPFVIPYLLFENTMSVTKFNAMVSGLFQLGSSYEWVVTKKAGRTSSESDIFAMAEETNTATRPAPRLVRGVSEAGLEAWAKTHQLDNKDLQLKAEAEEVTSLAAAIKKTSKAKPPNRIFKKELALAFLLLIAATRSLLSAQGLHFYFLLFQGVTFLVVGLDLIGEQVS, from the exons ATGGCGTCGTCCTGGTGGGGCGACAAGGAGGAGCACGGCACGCCGGTGGTGGTCAAGATGGACAACCCCTACTCCCTGGTGGAGATCGACGGCCCCGGCATGGACAGCTCCGAGAAGGCGCGACGCAGCAAGAACGCCAAGCAGTTCAAGTGGGTGCTCCTCCTGCGCGCGCACCGCGCCGTCGGCTGCGTCGCGCGGCTCGCCGGAGGGTTCTGGGGCCTCCTGGGCGCCGTCAACCGGCGCGTGCGCCGGAGCCGGGACGCCGACGCCGAGCCCGACGCCGAGGCCTCCGGGCGCGGCCGTCACATGCTCGGCTTCCTCCGCGCCTTCCTGCTCCTCTCGCTCGCCATGCTCGCCTTCGAGACGGCCGCCTACCTCAAAGGGTGGCACTACTTCCCTCGGGACCTGCCGGAGCACTACCTCCGGCAGCTCCCCGAGCACCTGCAGAACCTGCCGGAGCACCTCCGCAACCTGCCGGAGAACCTCCGACACCTCCCGGAGAACCTCCGCCACCTGCCGGACGGCCTCCGCATGCCGGAGCAGCAGGAGATCCAGGGGTGGCTCCACCGCGCGTACGTGGCGTGGCTCGCCTTCCGCATCGACTACATCGCGTGGGCCATAGAGAAGCTCTCCGGCTTCTGCATCGTCCTCTTCATGGTGCAGTCCATCGACCGCATTCTcctctgcctcggctgcttctggaTCAAGCTCCGCGGCATCAAGCCCGGCCTCAAGGCGGCCGCAAACAAACGTGGCAGAAAATACGCCGCCAACGACGACCTCGAGGACGGCGATGATCTCGGCGCCTACTTCCCCATGGTCCTCCTGCAGATGCCCATGTGCAACGAGAAGGAG GTGTATGAGACGTCGATCTCACACGTGTGCCAGATCGACTGGCCCCGGGATCGCATGCTGGTCCAGGTGCTGGACGACTCGGACGACGAGACGTGCCAGATGCTCATCAGGGCAGAGGTGACCAAGTGGAGCCAGAGGGGAGTGAACATCATCTACCGCCACCGGCTGTCGCGCACCGGGTACAAGGCCGGCAACCTCAAGTCCGCCATGAGCTGCGAGTACGTCAAGGACTACGAGTTCGTCGCCATCTTCGACGCCGACTTCCAGCCCAACCCAGACTTCCTCAAGCTCACCGTCCCACACTTCAAG GGGAACCCGGAGCTTGGGCTGGTGCAGGCGCGTTGGAGCTTCGTGAACAAGGACGAGAACCTGCTGACCCGGCTGCAGAACATCAATTTGTGCTTCCATTTCGAGGTCGAGCAGCAGGTCAACGGCATCTACCTCAACTTCTTCGGCTTCAATGGCACCGCGGGCGTGTGGCGCATCGAGGCCCTCGAGGACTCGGGCGGTTGGATGGAGCGCACCACCGTGGAGGACATGGACATCGCCGTGCGCGCCCATCTCCAGGGATGGAAGTTCATCTACCTCAACGATGTCAAG GTGCTGTGTGAGCTACCGGAGTCGTACCAGGCCTACCGGAAGCAGCAGCACCGGTGGCATTCCGGCCCCATGCAGCTCTTCCGCCTATGCCTCCCAGCCATCATCAAGTCCAAG ATCCCGCTGTGGAAGAAGGCCAACCTGGtgatgctcttcttcctcctcaggaAGCTCATCCTACCCTTCTACTCCTTCACGCTCTTCTGCGTGATACTGCCGCTCACCATGTTCGTGCCCGAGGCGGAGCTGCCGATCTGGGTCATCTGCTACGTGCCCATGATCATGTCGGTGCTCAACATCCTGCCGGCACCCAAGTCCTTCCCCTTCGTCATCCCATACCTCCTCTTCGAGAACACCATGTCGGTCACAAAGTTCAACGCCATGGTGTCGGGGCTGTTCCAGCTGGGAAGCTCCTACGAGTGGGTCGTCACCAAGAAGGCCGGCAGGACCTCGTCCGAGTCCGACATCTTCGCGATGGCCGAGGAGACCAACACCGCCACCAGGCCCGCGCCCAGGCTTGTCCGTGGAGTGTCCGAGGCTGGGCTGGAGGCATGGGCCAAGACACATCAACTTGACAACAAGGACCTGCAACTGAAGGCCGAGGCAGAGGAGGTGACATCACTGGCAGCCGCGATCAAGAAGACCAGTAAGGCCAAGCCCCCCAACAGGATCTTCAAGAAGGAGCTGGCTctcgccttcctcctcctcatcgccgCGACGCGCAGCCTGCTCTCGGCGCAGGGGCTGCACTTCTACTTCCTCCTCTTCCAGGGCGTCACCTTCCTCGTTGTCGGCCTCGACCTTATCGGCGAGCAGGTCAGCTAG